In Bythopirellula goksoeyrii, a single window of DNA contains:
- a CDS encoding YrhK family protein, with protein MVLFSHLLGSEGTPEQCLGSMTQQTRLSSSFLLSERKRRLKMLNPDAKQVLREKSRAARSKIEGHAPDSRFVERYSWLFVVVGLVGNMLFFVGSVGFLFPSFKILATWMFILGSCLMLVSSSAAALDEYTNREAK; from the coding sequence ATGGTCCTATTTTCGCATCTTCTAGGATCGGAAGGGACGCCCGAGCAATGCCTTGGGTCGATGACGCAACAAACGCGGTTGTCTTCGTCATTCTTACTTTCTGAGCGAAAGCGAAGGCTCAAGATGCTCAATCCCGACGCGAAGCAAGTCTTACGAGAGAAGTCTCGTGCCGCACGTAGCAAAATTGAGGGACATGCTCCAGATTCTAGATTCGTTGAACGGTATTCCTGGCTCTTTGTAGTGGTAGGACTGGTCGGGAATATGTTGTTTTTCGTAGGCAGTGTGGGGTTTCTCTTTCCCTCGTTCAAAATACTTGCTACGTGGATGTTTATTCTCGGTTCCTGTTTAATGTTGGTTAGTTCTTCGGCTGCGGCTCTTGATGAGTATACAAATCGTGAAGCAAAGTAG